The nucleotide sequence GGATGCTGATATGGATAGCGATAGAAGACTTTTTGGTAAGCATGCAGCCTGGATATATGAGCAGACCGGTGAACTACCAGAAGGTTTGATCATTGATCCCACAAATGATGACTTTTATATCTATACTTACCAGGGAGAAGAATATCGGTTCCGCTACAGCAGCGCAACCAATCTGATAACTAGTACATATGAAAATGGTTTTGAAAATGACATGAAGAATCAACATAAGCAATTGGGAATTAATTCATATTATCAAAACAAGGTTAATCATTACTTTGAAGTGATAGCAGGATATGAGTTCCGTTATTGGATGGCAGATCACTATGTAGAATCAAATGACTTCCATTACGCAGCAAATGATTCCTTAACCGATGCTTATAATATTTATGATCAGACACAAGTAAGTAGTGACTATTCAAGTTCTGTACGCAATTTATCAGGGTTTTGCAGATTCAATATCAGCCCCAGTGAGAAAATTAATTTTATGGCTGATGTACAGGCAGCCCAGTATTATTCTGAGGTAGAAGAAAATCCAATTCAAATATTTGATTTCGGAACAGGTCAATTCCTTGATGAATATATTTATAATACCAAAGAGATGACAGATAATGATACTCTTTTATTTGATGATGAAGACTACAAGCGAACCTGGGAATTTGTTTCTCCCAAATTCGGTATGAATTATAAAGCTTCCGATAAATTCAGCATGTTTGTAAATTATTCTATCGCCAAAAAAGAGCCCAAAGTAAGAGACTGGTACAGTTATAAATATGGACCAAATCAAGATGGGTTCGTTGACGGAGTACAGATCAAAGAACTTAAACCGGAAAAAGTGGTTACTTATGAATTTGGATATAGTTATCGTGATTTCAATCGTAAAATCAACCTTAATATTTATCGCACTCACTATCTGGATAAGATAGGTTCAGTAACAATGCCGGTTGATGGGGAAGAGCAGACTTTGACGACTAATTATGGAGATGCAACCCATCAAGGCATTGAATTATCATTCTCTGGGAAAAGCATGGGATTTGAATATGGCTTATCGGGTACGCTTAGTCGTAACCGCTGGAACAAAATGAATGCAGAAACTATTGGCAATACTCCTGCAGAAGAATTAATTGGGAATGTAGTACCTTTTTCACCAGAACAAATGGCATCAGGAAATCTTGCATATACCTTCAAATATCTGCCAAATGACGGCAGCTTGAAAGTGGGAACAGATTTCAAATGGTGGGATGAGTATTATTGTAATGAAGAAAATGAATATGAAAGACCTATTGTCGATTATATTGATGAAAATGGTGTGACCCATTATACTGAAGCTACCTTTGATTCAAAATTGCCACATTTCTTTACAGTAAATATGTCAGTAACATATGATTGTGTTGTATTTGGTAATAAAGAATTGATGGTTAAAGTTGATTTCAAGAATGTCAATAATCGGGACGAAAATTATACTAAAGGATATGTAGGTACAGATTACGGCAGAAATGACTATATGCTGGAAGAAAAAAATCTTTACGTAGTACCTGCACCTAAATTCAATATAGCTACAACAGTAGAATTAAAATTTTAATTAATCCAAGGAGGAAATAATGAAAAAGACCTTAGTTTTATTTATGTTTGCAATCATGATAGGCAGCTTATTCGCTGTTACTGTTCATGATATCCAATTCACTGAAGACCCGAGTGGAGATTCACCTTACCTGGAACAGGTGGTGACAATTGAGGAAGCAGTTGTAGTAGGTGTTGGCTGGAAGCCCGGTGGCGGTCATGCTAGTTTCTTTATAGTAGACCCTGATGGTGGTGCCTGGAGTGGCGTATATGTATTTGATTATGATGAAGCTTATGTGTGGAGTCTGGCCGAAGGTGATCTGGTAACTATCACTGCTACTGTTGATGAATATTATGAACTTACAGAACTTGCTTCAATAGAAGAATGTGAAGTGATAGGTACAGCAGCAGTTCCAGCACCAGTTGAAATATCAACTGCAGATCTGGCAAGTATGGAAGCCTATGAAGGTTGCCTGGTGCAGGTAGATGATGTCACAGTTACTGCTGCCCAGAATGAATATGGAGTATGGTATGTAACTGATGGCTCAGCACCCTGCCAGATAGATGACAGTTTTTTCTATCTGGACGAAGTTGAACCAGAAATAGTTATCACTCTCGGTGATTTCTGGGGAAGACTGGTTGGAATGGTAGTTTATTCATATGATGAATATAGTCTTAATCCACGTTATGTTGCAGACATGTATCCTGAATCTAACACAACTGAAAGTGTAATTGATGCTTCCTCTGTTATCATTAGAGGTAATTATCCCAATCCTTTCAATCCTACCACAAGAATAGATTATTCACTGCAGCAGAGCACTGATATTGATCTTTCTGTATATGATGTAGCTGGAAGACTGGTTAAGACTCTTTATAATGGAACTCAAACAAGTGGAAATCACTTTGAAGTCTGGGATGGTACAGATAATAGTGGAAAAGCTATTGCCAGTGGAATTTATTTTAGCAGAATTTCACATTCAAAGGGAGTAGAAACAAGTAAAATGCTCCTGCTGAAATAAGAAAAAATATTGAGTTAAGATGCTACTGCAGATTGACTTAAGGTTTTTTTTGGAGTGGCAATGGTCGCTCTTAAGTCAATCCGATGAGTACATCGTCTTAACTCAATAGCTTAGGAATTAATAAAGCCTCATCTTTCATTTGAGAGATGAGGCTTACTTTTTATTAAAAATTGCAGGAAATTTCAATGCCAATATCTAAAGGCTCTTCGATAAATCCACATTGACGGGGATATTGCCTGAGATTACCATTTTCCCAGTACTGAATGATATATCGCACATGGTTATAGCTCAAAATATTTCTGGCAAATATCATGGTAGTAAAACTAATTTTACTCAGTTCTTTCTTCCAGGATAAAGAAATATCTGAGGTGAAGGATGGCTGGGCATATCCATGATCTTCTAATGCGTCAATGATATCATTCATTTCTTCAAGAGTTACAGGATTGCCATATTCCTCATGTGCTTCTTCAAATTTATCCAGCATTATTGATTGTTGATAATCAAAGGCAAAACGACCATCCAGATGAAGTCTCAAATTCTCTGTAAGGTTACGGTTCAAGAAGAATTTCAAACTGTGACTCGGTAAATTGTTCAGCCGATCACTGGCATTATCCTCAAGGTAAATGATCTCTCCATCAAGTCCAGTTATCCAGGCAGTATCATTAAATGAAGATTCCCAGTTCAGCTGCTTCACATAAGAATAATTCATACCTGCCTGGGTTCTATTTGTTTTATACTGTAATTCCATCTCCAAACCCATCAGATCAAGATTACCGGCTAATCCTGAAGCAGAAGTTTCTGGGATCCAGGCAAATTGATCTATTTCATTGTAATAGAGATTCATTCCTAGAGACAAATTCTGATTTTGCAGCCTTTGATATGATAATTCCATACCCCGAAGTTCTTCAAATTCTGATTTACCTGTTTCAAGATAATCCTGAGAATAAAGGTCACTGAATAAAGGAATTCTCACGGATTTCTGAAGAGTTAGTTTCATTATATTATTTTCGTTAATGGATGAGATCAAAGCAAGTCGTGGGCTTATGGCTTGATCAGCAAGATTGTGCTTGTCATAACGTCCTGAGATCATCATTTTAAGCTTCGGATGTAAATCAAAATAGCCCTCACCAAAAACTGAAATCGTATTACAGGAAATATCATCATCAATCAGGGTGGCATATCCCAAATCATGGAAATATTGGTAAAAACCGGAACTGCTGTCAATTACAGCAAAGCGTATAGGTGGCTGGAATGACATCAAAAAAGTGTCATCTTCCTTTCCCCATTGTGGTGCATAAAATTCATAACTATATTCTGCTCCAAAAGCAAGATTGATTTTTTTATTCGGCTCAAAATTTATTTGAATATTATAATTATATTCATTTTCTGAGAAAGATAGTCCTTTTTGAGATATATCTTCCAGATTCGCGTCTTCTCCTCTCCAATAACGGTATTCACAGATATCCGCGGAGTCAAAACTTAGCAATGATTTATAACTAAGAATGTCTGAAAAAGAGTAATGATGCTTGAGCTCAATACTGGCATATTTGCCTGAAACTCCACTCCAGATGTCATCGTTAAAAAGAGTTGTTGATTGAGTTGTATAGTTTTGGCTTGTAGTTGAATATCTTGCCAGAAGCTCATAATCTTCCTTGTATTTTGCATAGTATTGCATCTTGATTTCTGGCTGGTCATTGTAATCTGCATATAGGGGAGGAGGTAGTGAACCAGTATCCATATTTCCCCATGAAGGACTCATAAATCCATAGCCATATCCATGAGCTCTATCAATATACCAGAATTTAGTTTCTTTGTTTCCATCCGATCTCACCTGGCTGTATTTCAGGTAAGACTCAAAAGCATTATATTTATAATGGCTTTCAAAGGAATATTTATTAAAATTATAGAGCGTATTTTTTGAGTAAGATAATTGATTAAGATCATTATCACAATTATTAATGGTAATGATATTGATAATTCCTGCAATTGCTCCAGGTCCATATGTAACTGAGCCAGGTCCTCTGATAACTTCTATCCTTTGAATATCAGATATGTCTTTATTCAGTAATTCAAAGAAAGGTCCATGGCTATGTTTAAGATTTTCATTTTTTCCATTCACAAGTAGAAGAAATGAATAATTCTGATCTCCCAGAATACCTCTAAGTCCCATTCTTGGTCCCATAAAATGTTCCACATAAGTAAATCCTGGAACGTAAATCTCCAGAAGATCAAGAAGATTCCTTGCTGGTGTCAATTGGATATCCTGTTTATTAATTATTGTCAAGGCTACTGGAAGTTCACTTCCTTTGATATCAATGAGTGTACCGGTTCTGATCTTAAGATTAAGTAGTTCATCAAGTGACATTTCCAGAAGTTCTTCAATACTGTATTTTTCTTGACTATATAAATTATTGCAAAATCCAAAAACAAAAAAAACAACTAGTATCCACATAAAATATTTCATAGACCCTCCAAAAAGAAAGTATTAATAATGATTAGCTTCTTACAAATACTATTTACTCAAAAAAGACATTTTAAGTCAAGAAAATGTTAAAAAGTTAGCTTATTTATAAATTTCTATGGTCTAGATCATGCTGACATATTTGATAAATAATACAGTTGTTTTCTTAAAGGATATCCCATTTCTTTTATTCAAATTATTTAGCAATCTGTTTCATTTGACCCAAATTGGATCACTTTTTTTACAGCTTTAGGTTAAATATCAATATTATATTGTATTAGAGGTGTTAAATGCCCTCTTTTTGCTCACTGTAACTCCCCAGTGGGTTCCCTGTGGGTTATGAGTGTATAATTTACTATCTTTGTGATCTATAAGTCCATTAATGTTATCTATATATATTATAACGTACCTAATGTAAAAACACGATATCCTTGATATCTCACCCCAAAATATATTTCTACGATATATTCACTTTTAATAACATAAGGAATTCTACTTTTTTAATGCAACTAAGAGTAATAATTGACAATATTTCACCCAATCTAATGAATAGAAACATGCAAATGCGTAAGGGAAATGAAGTATGAAGTTAAAAAAAGAATTGGGTTTATTTGATGTATTTAGCATTGCTGCTGGAGCAATGATCTCTTCAGGTTTGTTCATTTTACCAGGTTTGGCGTATTTAAAAGTGGGACCTATAGTATTTATTGCCTATTTATTAGCTGGAATACTAGTGATACCTTCTTTATTTTGCAAAGCAGAACTGGCAACAGCAATGCCCAAAGCTGGAGGGGATTATTTTTTCATCAATCGCAGTATGGGTTCTGGTTTGGGTACCATTGCAGGTATGGCTGCCTGGTTCAGTCTAGCATTTAAAAGTGCTTTCGCATTATTGGGTATTGGCGCATTCTCTACTATATTATTTCCCAGTATCACTTATAATCAGGTTAAGTTGATAGCCCTTTTCTTCTGCATATTATTTATGTTCCTCAATATGGTGAGTGCCAGACATTCTGGAAAACTGCAATCTATTCTGATTATAGGACTCCTGATAATCCTTACTTTATTTATTATCTTTGGAATAGGTAAAGTGCAATTATCAAATTTTTCAAATTTCAATCGGGGTTCAACGAGAGACCTTTTTGCCACAGCAGGACTGATCTTTATTTCCTATAGCGGTTTAACCAAAATTGCCAGTATTGCGGAAGAGATCAAGAATCCTAACAAAAATCTACCCTTAGGAATGATCATCACCTTTATCGTCGTAACCCTGCTCTATGTTTTAGTTGTTTTCATTACAGTTGGTATAAGCGGTGATAAGTTAATAAACAGCGCTGGAATACCATCTCTAACACCTATTTCTGATGCTGCTCGATTGTTTTCCGGCAATCTGGGTATGCTGATCATGGCTGTTGCTGCCCTGCTGGCATTTATATCCACCGGTAATGCAGGCATTATGGCTGCTTCCAGAATCCCTTTTGCCATGAGCAGAGATCGTTTGCTGCCAAAGTTTTTCAGTAGAATTAATAAGGAATATCAGACACCTCATTTTTCCATCATTATGACTGTTCTTATTATGGTCTTTGTAATTATCTTTCTTGATCTGGAATTGCTTATAAAAACAGCATCCACAATAAGTTTGATATTATTTGCCATGATTAATTTAGCCGTTATTATCATGCGCGAAAGCCATATCCAGAATTATCAGCCAAAATTTAGATCACCTTTATATCCCTGGCTTCAAGTTACTGCAATAGTAGTTTATGGTTTCCTTATATTTGAGATGGGGTCTACACCACTTTTGATCTCATCAGCATTTTTGATTATAAGCTATATCTGGTATCATCTCTACGGTAAGATAAGATCAAATAGAGAAAGTGCCCTATTATATCTGATCCGAAGAATAAAGTCTTCAGAACTGGACTCTGCCGAACTGGAGCTGGAGCTAAAGGAAATTATTCTGGAAAGGGACAGTATTCAGCAGGATCGATTTGATATGATAATTGAGAAATGTCCAATATTAGATATGATCGATAAAGAAAGCAAAGAAGAATTCTTTGCTCGGGTTGCGGGTGTACTAAATGACTCGCTTACTTGTGGTGAGCGCGAAATATACCATAAACTTATCAGCCGAGAAGAAGAGAGCTCTACTGTGTTAACCCCTATTCTGGCAATTCCTCATATCATTCTCTCAGGAGAGAAAAGATTTGAAATACTATTAGCACGGTCGCACAGAGGTGTTTATTTTTCAGAAACTGCACCCGCAGTAAAAATAATTTTTGTGATTGCAGGATCAAAGGATGAACGCCAATTCCATCTGAAATCACTGGCTGCTATTGCTCAGATAGTGCAGCAGCATGATTTTCAGGAAAAATGGCTCAATGCCCAGAATGTTGACTCACTGCGTGATATTATTCTGCTGGCTGATCGTTATAGAAATTAAAAAAAAACTAATAAATACAGGAAGACAAGTGAAATATTTTATTGAAACTTATGGCTGCCAGATGAATGTGGCAGATAGCGAACTGGTGATGACCATTCTCGAAAGAAGTGGTTATGAAAAAGCTGCAGATATTGCCGAAGCTGACGTGATTCTTTTCAATACCTGCTCAGTGCGTCAACACGCCGAAGATCGCGTGATGGGCAGGATCAATAATGAGATGAAGTATAAAATCTCTCGAAATGTTAAAATTGGCGTGATTGGATGTATGGCACAAAGACTGGGAGAAGACATTATGCAGCTCAGTACTGGAGTTGATTTTGTGGTAGGCGTGGATATGTATGACAAACTGCCGGACATTATCAATTCTGCCTTTCATCAGGAAATGCTCAGCGTTACGGATATTAATAATGAACAGGTATATCCCGAAATTATGCCCATACACCAGGATCCGCTGAAAGCATTTGTCACTATCATGCGTGGGTGTAATAATTTCTGCAGCTATTGTATTGTTCCCTACACCAGAGGAAGAGAACGCAGCCGTGACCATAAAGAGATATTAGAAGATGTGAAAATTGCTGCTGATCAGGGAAGATATGAAGTTATGCTGTTGGGTCAAAATGTAAATTCTTACCAGTATGACGATATAAGCTTCCCTCATTTGCTGGAAATGGTAAATAAAATCCCCAATATAAAAAGGATACGCTTCACAACTTCACATCCCAAAGACCTCTCAGATCATCTCATCCAGGTAATGGCTGATTCAAATAAAATCTGCCAGCACTTTCATTTAGCCATGCAATCTGGTGATGATAAGATATTAGCAAGAATGAATAGAGGCTACACAGCTCAGCACTATTATGACCTGATTGTAAAACTCCGAAAGGCAATGCCGGAAATTGCCATTACTACTGATGTGATTGCCGGATTCCCGGGTGAATCAGAAGAACAATTTATGAACACTTATAACCTGATGAAGGATATTGAGTTTGATTTTGCTTATATGTTCAAATATTCTCCTCGCTCAGGTACAAAAGCTGCCGGTTTCATAGATCAGATCCCAGAAGAGATAAGGTTGGAAAGATTACAAAGATTGATCACTCAACAGGAAAAGATCACTCATAAGATATATCAACAGCAGATAGGGAAGACGCGTGAGATTTACGTGGAAGGTATCAGCAGGAAATCTGAACTTGAAGTTGCAGGGAAAACCCCTGATTTCAAAGTGACTGTATTTCCAGGTACTAAAGATAAAATCGGTAAATTTGTAAATGTGAAGATAGTTGACGCTGTAGGCTGGACATTAAAAGGAAAAGAAATTTAATGCAGGAACATTTAAGCAGCTGGATACAACATAAAAGCGCTTTACTGGAAGAGGTTAATGTCCTCTTTGTTATAGCAGTAATTCTCATTGTCGGCTTTATATTCTCTCGTTTGGCTAAAAAAATCCATCTCCCATCAGTAACTATGCAGATAGTAGGTGGTATCATTATTGGCCCCCATATCCTCAATATTTTCAATCCAGAAATATATGAATCATTTCGCCCGATCACAAATTTTGCTCTTGGTTTTATTGGTTTTGCTATTGGTAGTCATCTTGATTTCCGCAAGCTGCATAATTCAGGAACCAGGATATTTCTTATAACTGTTTGTGATGTAATTATCACGGGCTCAATAATTTTCTCAGCACTATATTTCCTGGTGAAAATGCCATTCCCTTCCGCTCTTCTTATATCTGCAATTGCTATGACCACAGCACCAGGCTCTACTATTCATATAGTTCGTGAAAAAAGAGCTAAGGGTATTTTCACCAAAACTCTCCTGGCATCAGTAGCATTTAATAATGTGCTGGTAATATTGATATTCTATACCTTTTATTATTATTTATTTGCCCAATCCTCGCAAACTACCTTTTCCCTGATCCAGACTGTCTTTAATCCCTTTTTATTGCTCATTGAAAGTCTTATAGTGGGCGGGTTTGTAGGTTATTGCGTTATTTATCTTACTGAAAAACATAAAACCAGACTTTCATTTCTGACTATGGTGGTTCTGGCTGTGATCATTACGGTAGGTGCTTCAGAATCACTGCATTTCTCAGGCATTCTTTCCAGTTTGATCCTCGGGATCATTCTCACTAATAAATCAAGGTACAAAAGTGAACTTTTCGGAGCTTTCACTGATATTGAAAAAGAAGTTTTCTCTCTCTTCTTTGTTCTTTCAGGTACGCATTTCAATTTCAAAGCAATTGCTGTTGCAGGTTTTGCTGGTAGTATTCTGATCATAAGCAGATTCATTGGGAAGGTTTCTGGTCCATATCTGGGTGCCTTATTCTCCGGCTCCCAAAGATCTTTAAGGAATAATATCGGATTCAGTATGTTTCCCATTGCCGGTCTGGCAATAGGTCTTGTGATGCTCTGTGCTAATTCACCATTTTTAGCTGAATATTCTGCCCAGATAACTGCTGTGATACTTACCGCTGTTGTGGTGTATGAGTTATTGGGTCCCATCTTCACTGGCCAGGCTCTCAAAAGAGTAGGTGAAGCAGATAAAGACCGCATCAGACTGCTGGAATTTCTCCAGGAGGAATTTATTCTCATCAACCTTGATAATAAGGATAAATGGGAAGCTCTCGATATCCTCACTGAATTTCTCTTTCGAACCCATAAATGCCAGGAATACATGACCTTGGAAGAACTCAAAAATTCTGTTCACGAAAGAGAAAGTGAGATTTCTACGGGTATCGGTAATAATATTGCTATCCCGCACGCTATTATAAAAGGTGGTCCGCGGATAATGGGTGTTATCGGTATTTCATCCCAGGGTATCGAATTTGATTCTATTGATGATCAACCCGTTAATATCGTGATCATGATCGCTACTCCCAGAGAAAGCATAGATCTGCACTTGAATGTACTTGCTCACGTTGCCAGAATTTTTGGTCATCAGCCCTTGATTAAGGAAAAATTGATCAAAGCTAAATCTCCTGCTGAAGTTTATGAAATCCTCCAGTCAGAAGAAGTAGAAAGACTTAATCCCTACTTTGAAGAATAATATGCCTCCTTTATCTTATCATGACATCTGCGACTGGGAAACAAGGTTCATTCTCGGTGATAGAATTATTGAGATCAAATTCTGGAAAACTATTGCTGAAAATTATCAAGGAGATATTCTCGAATTAGGAGCAGGAACCGGATGTTTCACTATCCCTTTAATTAAATCGGGTTTAAATGTCTGTGCCGTTGATAATTCTGCTCCAGCCTTACAGAAACTTAAATCTAAAGCAGCTGCCATTACTGATGGGGGAGAGCTGATTGTTTTAGAAGCGGATATGCGTTATCTTGATCTTGATAAAAAATTCTCTATTTGTCTGGCTACATATTCCACCTTTCAATATTTGCTGAATTCTGAAGATCAGTATAAATGCCTAAAAACTATAAATGATCACCTGCCTCTCGGAGGAACACTATGTCTTGATTTGGATAATGATATCCTTCATCCACCTCAAAATCTGCCTCTCACTAAATTATACTCTTCATATAATACCCCTCTAAAGGTTGATATTATCATGTCCACCTTCTGGAATACTGATAATTCGCAAAATATTAGACACTGGCACGATCATTATCAGGTGAGATATAATGACGGATCAATAACTGATTTCACAAGTAATATTTCTTTAAAGAAAGTCTCTCTTAAGGAAATTACTGATTTACTAACAAAAAGTGGTTTTTATATCCTAAATACTTTTGGAGATTATGATTTTTCGGATTTCTTAAATGAGTCTCATCGATTGATAGTAGTTGCCCAAAAGATTCCAAATTAATAAGTTAAAGGTATCTCCTTATCACCAGCTTCTTTTATTACAGATATAACTAATCTCTGAGGTACACAAATTATCGGCTGTCCATTACTCCAGCCCTGGTTTACGCATATTTGATGTGGACATGATGATTCTCTTAATCTGAATCTTTCATCCTTGATTTCTAAAATTGTACCCTGATTGATTTCTATCACCTGATCTTTTGCTAATTGGTATCTCCCAAATACCTCATCATTAATTACTATTTGAATATTTTGAGCTTGCTTACCTGATAATTGCAGATAAAATCCCACAAAGATGACTAATAAAAGGAAAATTATCAAAATCCTGTCAGCAGCATTGAGCAATTTCAGTCCG is from Candidatus Stygibacter australis and encodes:
- a CDS encoding TonB-dependent receptor, whose protein sequence is MKKSFVIMFLVLLLSVNLFAIGGNIFGEVKSAKSGDPLEMVVVRITDINEGNYTNSQGKFYFKDVPLGTHTLSIELIGYKPQQKEIVVKESETTSVNFNLEIDALQISGSSINALRSIPGESPVAFTELSNEDIADRYTTQDMPELIEDVPGVFASGSGLGEAELSIRGFDAEKIQVLINGIPVNDPESQKVYWSNWTGLSSNVNSVQVQRGASSSLYGSGAFGGSLNIETMKATPKAEWSLRSSVNSYQSPDETANGQGEIEKYQPINYNAIVRYNSGDIGNFNLIISTERKAGDSYIEGTSYDGWSFGAESELRAGPHKMNFSLIAAPQSHNQARTTSDPDLFDTLGRNYNRSLSGYQENYYFKPQFSIRDNWKITDQSSVMTNFFVTMGVGGGKYLKNDYFDVETGEVRPLDADMDSDRRLFGKHAAWIYEQTGELPEGLIIDPTNDDFYIYTYQGEEYRFRYSSATNLITSTYENGFENDMKNQHKQLGINSYYQNKVNHYFEVIAGYEFRYWMADHYVESNDFHYAANDSLTDAYNIYDQTQVSSDYSSSVRNLSGFCRFNISPSEKINFMADVQAAQYYSEVEENPIQIFDFGTGQFLDEYIYNTKEMTDNDTLLFDDEDYKRTWEFVSPKFGMNYKASDKFSMFVNYSIAKKEPKVRDWYSYKYGPNQDGFVDGVQIKELKPEKVVTYEFGYSYRDFNRKINLNIYRTHYLDKIGSVTMPVDGEEQTLTTNYGDATHQGIELSFSGKSMGFEYGLSGTLSRNRWNKMNAETIGNTPAEELIGNVVPFSPEQMASGNLAYTFKYLPNDGSLKVGTDFKWWDEYYCNEENEYERPIVDYIDENGVTHYTEATFDSKLPHFFTVNMSVTYDCVVFGNKELMVKVDFKNVNNRDENYTKGYVGTDYGRNDYMLEEKNLYVVPAPKFNIATTVELKF
- a CDS encoding T9SS type A sorting domain-containing protein; amino-acid sequence: MKKTLVLFMFAIMIGSLFAVTVHDIQFTEDPSGDSPYLEQVVTIEEAVVVGVGWKPGGGHASFFIVDPDGGAWSGVYVFDYDEAYVWSLAEGDLVTITATVDEYYELTELASIEECEVIGTAAVPAPVEISTADLASMEAYEGCLVQVDDVTVTAAQNEYGVWYVTDGSAPCQIDDSFFYLDEVEPEIVITLGDFWGRLVGMVVYSYDEYSLNPRYVADMYPESNTTESVIDASSVIIRGNYPNPFNPTTRIDYSLQQSTDIDLSVYDVAGRLVKTLYNGTQTSGNHFEVWDGTDNSGKAIASGIYFSRISHSKGVETSKMLLLK
- a CDS encoding TonB-dependent receptor plug domain-containing protein — its product is MKYFMWILVVFFVFGFCNNLYSQEKYSIEELLEMSLDELLNLKIRTGTLIDIKGSELPVALTIINKQDIQLTPARNLLDLLEIYVPGFTYVEHFMGPRMGLRGILGDQNYSFLLLVNGKNENLKHSHGPFFELLNKDISDIQRIEVIRGPGSVTYGPGAIAGIINIITINNCDNDLNQLSYSKNTLYNFNKYSFESHYKYNAFESYLKYSQVRSDGNKETKFWYIDRAHGYGYGFMSPSWGNMDTGSLPPPLYADYNDQPEIKMQYYAKYKEDYELLARYSTTSQNYTTQSTTLFNDDIWSGVSGKYASIELKHHYSFSDILSYKSLLSFDSADICEYRYWRGEDANLEDISQKGLSFSENEYNYNIQINFEPNKKINLAFGAEYSYEFYAPQWGKEDDTFLMSFQPPIRFAVIDSSSGFYQYFHDLGYATLIDDDISCNTISVFGEGYFDLHPKLKMMISGRYDKHNLADQAISPRLALISSINENNIMKLTLQKSVRIPLFSDLYSQDYLETGKSEFEELRGMELSYQRLQNQNLSLGMNLYYNEIDQFAWIPETSASGLAGNLDLMGLEMELQYKTNRTQAGMNYSYVKQLNWESSFNDTAWITGLDGEIIYLEDNASDRLNNLPSHSLKFFLNRNLTENLRLHLDGRFAFDYQQSIMLDKFEEAHEEYGNPVTLEEMNDIIDALEDHGYAQPSFTSDISLSWKKELSKISFTTMIFARNILSYNHVRYIIQYWENGNLRQYPRQCGFIEEPLDIGIEISCNF
- a CDS encoding amino acid permease — encoded protein: MKLKKELGLFDVFSIAAGAMISSGLFILPGLAYLKVGPIVFIAYLLAGILVIPSLFCKAELATAMPKAGGDYFFINRSMGSGLGTIAGMAAWFSLAFKSAFALLGIGAFSTILFPSITYNQVKLIALFFCILFMFLNMVSARHSGKLQSILIIGLLIILTLFIIFGIGKVQLSNFSNFNRGSTRDLFATAGLIFISYSGLTKIASIAEEIKNPNKNLPLGMIITFIVVTLLYVLVVFITVGISGDKLINSAGIPSLTPISDAARLFSGNLGMLIMAVAALLAFISTGNAGIMAASRIPFAMSRDRLLPKFFSRINKEYQTPHFSIIMTVLIMVFVIIFLDLELLIKTASTISLILFAMINLAVIIMRESHIQNYQPKFRSPLYPWLQVTAIVVYGFLIFEMGSTPLLISSAFLIISYIWYHLYGKIRSNRESALLYLIRRIKSSELDSAELELELKEIILERDSIQQDRFDMIIEKCPILDMIDKESKEEFFARVAGVLNDSLTCGEREIYHKLISREEESSTVLTPILAIPHIILSGEKRFEILLARSHRGVYFSETAPAVKIIFVIAGSKDERQFHLKSLAAIAQIVQQHDFQEKWLNAQNVDSLRDIILLADRYRN
- the miaB gene encoding tRNA (N6-isopentenyl adenosine(37)-C2)-methylthiotransferase MiaB, which encodes MKYFIETYGCQMNVADSELVMTILERSGYEKAADIAEADVILFNTCSVRQHAEDRVMGRINNEMKYKISRNVKIGVIGCMAQRLGEDIMQLSTGVDFVVGVDMYDKLPDIINSAFHQEMLSVTDINNEQVYPEIMPIHQDPLKAFVTIMRGCNNFCSYCIVPYTRGRERSRDHKEILEDVKIAADQGRYEVMLLGQNVNSYQYDDISFPHLLEMVNKIPNIKRIRFTTSHPKDLSDHLIQVMADSNKICQHFHLAMQSGDDKILARMNRGYTAQHYYDLIVKLRKAMPEIAITTDVIAGFPGESEEQFMNTYNLMKDIEFDFAYMFKYSPRSGTKAAGFIDQIPEEIRLERLQRLITQQEKITHKIYQQQIGKTREIYVEGISRKSELEVAGKTPDFKVTVFPGTKDKIGKFVNVKIVDAVGWTLKGKEI
- a CDS encoding cation:proton antiporter; this translates as MQEHLSSWIQHKSALLEEVNVLFVIAVILIVGFIFSRLAKKIHLPSVTMQIVGGIIIGPHILNIFNPEIYESFRPITNFALGFIGFAIGSHLDFRKLHNSGTRIFLITVCDVIITGSIIFSALYFLVKMPFPSALLISAIAMTTAPGSTIHIVREKRAKGIFTKTLLASVAFNNVLVILIFYTFYYYLFAQSSQTTFSLIQTVFNPFLLLIESLIVGGFVGYCVIYLTEKHKTRLSFLTMVVLAVIITVGASESLHFSGILSSLILGIILTNKSRYKSELFGAFTDIEKEVFSLFFVLSGTHFNFKAIAVAGFAGSILIISRFIGKVSGPYLGALFSGSQRSLRNNIGFSMFPIAGLAIGLVMLCANSPFLAEYSAQITAVILTAVVVYELLGPIFTGQALKRVGEADKDRIRLLEFLQEEFILINLDNKDKWEALDILTEFLFRTHKCQEYMTLEELKNSVHERESEISTGIGNNIAIPHAIIKGGPRIMGVIGISSQGIEFDSIDDQPVNIVIMIATPRESIDLHLNVLAHVARIFGHQPLIKEKLIKAKSPAEVYEILQSEEVERLNPYFEE
- a CDS encoding class I SAM-dependent methyltransferase: MPPLSYHDICDWETRFILGDRIIEIKFWKTIAENYQGDILELGAGTGCFTIPLIKSGLNVCAVDNSAPALQKLKSKAAAITDGGELIVLEADMRYLDLDKKFSICLATYSTFQYLLNSEDQYKCLKTINDHLPLGGTLCLDLDNDILHPPQNLPLTKLYSSYNTPLKVDIIMSTFWNTDNSQNIRHWHDHYQVRYNDGSITDFTSNISLKKVSLKEITDLLTKSGFYILNTFGDYDFSDFLNESHRLIVVAQKIPN